The Pseudomonadota bacterium sequence GCCGCGTCGCCGCGGGTGAAGACGGCGTCGAAGGCGCCGTCGGGGGAGGCGGCGGCGAGCGACAGCCGCAGGGTGAAGCCGTGTTCGCGGGCGAGCGCGTGGAGCCCTTCGGGGTCGAGGTTGTGTGTCGAGACGGTGGCGCGTTGCGATGGGAGTGCGGCCTGCAGATCAGCCGCTGTCTTCAGCGCGGTGTCGGTCGTCTGCGAGGCGTGCTCGCTGAGCGCCATCTGTGTGAAGCGATCATCGCGGGTTCGTGCATTGTCGATGCGGGTGAAGGCGATTACGTCTTCGGAAGCTTCTCGCAGCTTCGCGGCGATGTCGTCGCGCGTCATCGATGTGGCATCGTGCCAGGTCGGCGCTATCGATGCGTGAGCATCGTCGCCATCTGTGAACAGCACGGCGTCGTAGCGGTACTTCGTGAGCTCGTTGTGTGTCTGGCCGCGCTTGGGAGTGACTTCGGCGCGGGCGATCTCGGGCCATCGGCTCTTCCACGCGGTGAAGAGCGCGGGCGAGAGCAGCAGCTCTTCCTCGTTGCGCACGCCTCGCTCGGTGCGGGTGCCCAGCTCGGTCAGGGTGACGCTTCGTCCGCTCCCGAGGGCTTTGTGCAGGGCGATGGAGGCCTGGAAGGCAGGGAGCAGCTCGAGGTGGCGCAGGTCGCCGAGGAAGATGCGGCCTCCCGGGGCGAGCAGGCGAAGCGCGCCCTGCACGACCCGCTCGAGGTACTCAACCCCCGGGAAGTACTGCACGATGGAGTTGAGGATGACGAGATCGAATCCACCTGCGGGCAGGTGCGCGGTGTCGTCCGCGGTGCGCTCCTCGATCTGCACATGCGCGAGGTCGGCACGGCTTGCGCACAGGTCGCGTGCGGCGGTCACCGACTCGCGCGAGAAGTCGAGGCCGAGAAACGCGGCGCAGTCGGGCGCGAGTCGCGCAAGCAGCAGCCCCGTCCCGCATCCGATCTCGAGGACGCGAGGACGCGCGTCTGTGAGATCGGAGGTGGGCAGATCGGGGGGGCATCCGATCTCGAGGACGCGAGGACGCGCGTCTGTGAGATCGGAGGTGGGCAGATCGGGGGGGCATCCGAGGCATGACCTCACGGATGCGTGCGACCGTGGCGTCGACCCATTCGCGCATCTCGTCTGCCGGGATGGGCTGACCCGTGTAGCTCGAGTTCCAGCCGGTGATGTCGAAGGTGAGGTCGTCGGCCTGCCGCTGTCCGTACGACGATTCATACAGCGTGCGCCACTGGCTGATTCGCTCGTGGCGCCATCGGGTGAGATCGTGCTGCAGGGCCGCGCTCTCGCGGTCGGGTTCGAGCCAGGCGATGAGCTGGCTGTCGCGCACGGCCACAACCGCCGCGCGAACGGCCTCGTGGTGGCGCAGGGTTGCCTCGATCTCTCCGGGCTCGATGCGGAAGCCGCGCAGCTTGACCTGGTCGTCTACGCGGCCCAGGAACTCGATGAGGTAGGGAGGCTGGCCTTCACCGGTTTGCGGGTTCTCGATCCAGCGGCAGCGGTCGCCGGTGCGGTACATGCGGGCGCCGCCGGCATCGTCGGCCGGCGATGCGCCCCTTGAATCGGGGGTGAAGGGGTCTGCGATGAAGCGGTCGGCGGTGAGGCCGGGACGGTCGACGTAGCCCCGTGCCACACCCTGCCCACCGGTGTAGAGCTCGCCGGGGATTCCGACGGGGCAGGGGTTGAGATGGTCGTCGAGGATGTACACCGTGGTGGCGTGGATGGGGGTGCCGAGGGGCACGGTGCGCCCGATGGTCGTGCTCTCGCGCATGGGGTGACAGGCGGTGAAGGTGGTGTTCTCGGTGGGGCCGTAGCCGTTGACGAGGGTGCCGCCGGCCAGCGCCTCGATGGCGTGCGTGACGTGCTCGGGGGAGAGAGCGTCGCCGCCCGCGAGAAGGCTGTGCAGGTCGTTGAGGGCGTGAGGTCGTTCGTCGACCACGAGGTGGAACAGACCCGCGGTGAGCCAGAGCGACGTGATCTGCTGGCGGTGCAAGGTGCTCTCTAGCGTGCCGAGCGAAGGTCGCGGCGCGGTCTCGATGACGAGGCGCCCCCCGTTGAGCAGCGGGGCCCAGATCTCGAGGGTCGAGGCGTCGAATGCGGCGGGGGCGAGATGCAGCCAGGTGGTGCCCGGCGTCATGGGGGTGAAGGTGCTTCCTCTCACCAGTCGGGTGATGTTGCGATGGGTGACGGCGACGCCCTTGGGTGTGCCAGTGGAGCCCGACGTGTACATGATGTAGGCGAGGTCGTCGCATGCCCCGGACCTGTGTGCTGCCCCTTCCGCGCCATTGCGTGCGGCGTGGGTGGCGTTTCGCGCGGCTTCGTGGTTGAGGGTCTCGCTGCTGACAACGAGGCAGGGCCAGGTTCCGCTGTGCGACTGTTCGGCATCGGTGATGATGAGGGCGAGACGGGCGTCTTCGGCCATGGCGCGCAGACGGGCGTGCGGCCAGTCGGCGTCGAGCGGCACATAGGTGCCGCCGCACTCGAGCACGGCGAGCATGAGTGCCACGTGCTGTCGTCCTCTCCTGGTGAGGAGGCCGACGCGGGTGTCGCGCAGCACCCCGCGTGCGTGTAGCACTCTGGCCAGGGCTTGTGAGGCGTGATGCAGGGCGATGTACGAGATCTGCTGATCGTTCTCCACGAGGGCGATGGCGTGAGGGCTCTCGGCAACTCGGTCTCGGAAGATATCGGTGAGCGTCTCTGGATCTCGCTGCGTGTAGCTCTCGTCTCGTGGCCCACGGTTCCCCGCCTTGAGGAGGACCTCGCTCTCTGATGCGTTGCCCAGGGTCAGCGCGGAGATGGGAAGTGCGGACCTCTCGCAGATCTGCTCGAGCAGCCCGACGAAGTGATGCACAAGACGCTCCCCCGTCTGGGGCATGAACAGATCGGTGGCATACAGGGCGACGCATTCGAGGGCGTCTTCGTTCTCAAAGAGATGTACCTCGAGATCGTAGCGTACCGTTGCCTGAGAAGCCGCAAACCCGGTGACAAGGAGATCCGCGAGATCGAATCCATTAAAACGGGTGTTCTGCAGCGCGAACGACACCTGAACGATGGGCTGGGCGTCGGTTCTGCGTTCGGGATTGAGCTCTGCAACGATCTTCTCGAAGGGCAGATCTTGATGGGTGTAGGCATCGAGACAGACGCGACGGGTCTGTTCGAGCAGCTCGAGGAAGGTGGGGTTTCCTGAGAGGTCGCTTCGAAGGGCGAGTGTGTTGACAAAGAAGCCGATGAGCCCCTCGATCTCGGGTACCACGCGGTTGGCGACGGGGGAGCCGATGACCAGATCGTCATTTCTGCTCCACCGCTGCATGAGCACGGCGAATGCGGCACGCAGCACCATGAAGAGGCTTGCATCATGCGCTCGGGCAAGCGCTTTCAGCTGGCTTGCAAGGGTCGCAGGGATGGTTGTCTGGAACGTACCGGCCCGATGGGTCGGCGTGGCGGGCCGGACGTGGTCGTAGGG is a genomic window containing:
- a CDS encoding class I SAM-dependent methyltransferase translates to MQIEERTADDTAHLPAGGFDLVILNSIVQYFPGVEYLERVVQGALRLLAPGGRIFLGDLRHLELLPAFQASIALHKALGSGRSVTLTELGTRTERGVRNEEELLLSPALFTAWKSRWPEIARAEVTPKRGQTHNELTKYRYDAVLFTDGDDAHASIAPTWHDATSMTRDDIAAKLREASEDVIAFTRIDNARTRDDRFTQMALSEHASQTTDTALKTAADLQAALPSQRATVSTHNLDPEGLHALAREHGFTLRLSLAAASPDGAFDAVFTRGDAA
- a CDS encoding amino acid adenylation domain-containing protein → MQYADFAGWQRKWLSGDTLEQQIAFWKKHLDGAPPLLELPYDHVRPATPTHRAGTFQTTIPATLASQLKALARAHDASLFMVLRAAFAVLMQRWSRNDDLVIGSPVANRVVPEIEGLIGFFVNTLALRSDLSGNPTFLELLEQTRRVCLDAYTHQDLPFEKIVAELNPERRTDAQPIVQVSFALQNTRFNGFDLADLLVTGFAASQATVRYDLEVHLFENEDALECVALYATDLFMPQTGERLVHHFVGLLEQICERSALPISALTLGNASESEVLLKAGNRGPRDESYTQRDPETLTDIFRDRVAESPHAIALVENDQQISYIALHHASQALARVLHARGVLRDTRVGLLTRRGRQHVALMLAVLECGGTYVPLDADWPHARLRAMAEDARLALIITDAEQSHSGTWPCLVVSSETLNHEAARNATHAARNGAEGAAHRSGACDDLAYIMYTSGSTGTPKGVAVTHRNITRLVRGSTFTPMTPGTTWLHLAPAAFDASTLEIWAPLLNGGRLVIETAPRPSLGTLESTLHRQQITSLWLTAGLFHLVVDERPHALNDLHSLLAGGDALSPEHVTHAIEALAGGTLVNGYGPTENTTFTACHPMRESTTIGRTVPLGTPIHATTVYILDDHLNPCPVGIPGELYTGGQGVARGYVDRPGLTADRFIADPFTPDSRGASPADDAGGARMYRTGDRCRWIENPQTGEGQPPYLIEFLGRVDDQVKLRGFRIEPGEIEATLRHHEAVRAAVVAVRDSQLIAWLEPDRESAALQHDLTRWRHERISQWRTLYESSYGQRQADDLTFDITGWNSSYTGQPIPADEMREWVDATVARIREVMPRMPPRSAHLRSHRRASSRPRDRMPPRSAHLRSHRRASSRPRDRMRDGAAACATRARLRRVSRPRLLARVGDRRTRPVRKPCRPRACADRGAHRGRHRAPARRWIRSRHPQLHRAVLPGG